One genomic window of SAR202 cluster bacterium includes the following:
- a CDS encoding LLM class flavin-dependent oxidoreductase, whose translation MEFGLFVMPIHPPEKPWQQVMKEDTATITLADELGIHEAWIGEHHTLRTEPITAPDLFIANLFARTKKIKLGTGVILLQLHHPIMLAHRIAVLDHLGQGRFNFGIGTGGMPTEFELFGIPEPERHARAAEVMDVVMKIWQSDGNFEYKGQFFNITAPNPKPELGVYLHMKPYTQPHPPIAVAAGSPNSPTATYAGLKNWIVMSSGIMHPGVLGTIWDAYLKGAQKAGNGSPSRKMWRVSRNIHVAENMKQARKEANEYGMRQCITKYAMGQFMANRGNLDVFKPSKDIPDSQITFDWLLDNTFIVGDPDYVYQRIADLYQKMGGFGTLLFQLNGWDPPEVGQKSLSIFMKEVAPRLKNLSPS comes from the coding sequence GTGGAATTTGGTCTCTTTGTCATGCCCATCCATCCCCCCGAAAAACCGTGGCAGCAGGTTATGAAAGAAGACACCGCCACCATCACCCTGGCCGATGAGCTAGGCATCCACGAAGCGTGGATAGGCGAGCACCATACCCTCAGGACCGAGCCTATCACCGCCCCCGACCTCTTCATCGCCAACCTCTTCGCCCGGACCAAGAAAATCAAGCTCGGCACCGGCGTTATCCTCCTCCAGCTTCACCACCCCATCATGCTGGCCCATCGCATCGCCGTCCTCGACCACCTGGGCCAGGGCAGGTTCAACTTCGGCATCGGCACCGGCGGCATGCCCACCGAGTTCGAGCTCTTCGGCATCCCCGAGCCCGAACGCCATGCCCGCGCCGCCGAAGTCATGGACGTTGTCATGAAAATCTGGCAGTCCGACGGCAACTTTGAGTACAAAGGCCAGTTCTTCAACATCACCGCCCCTAACCCCAAGCCTGAGCTTGGCGTCTATCTGCACATGAAGCCCTACACCCAGCCTCATCCTCCCATCGCCGTGGCCGCCGGCAGCCCCAACTCCCCCACCGCCACCTACGCCGGCCTCAAGAACTGGATCGTTATGAGTAGCGGCATCATGCACCCAGGTGTCCTCGGCACTATCTGGGACGCCTACCTCAAAGGTGCTCAGAAGGCCGGCAACGGCAGCCCCAGCCGAAAGATGTGGCGCGTGTCCCGCAACATCCATGTAGCCGAAAACATGAAGCAGGCCCGAAAAGAAGCCAACGAGTACGGCATGCGCCAGTGCATCACCAAGTACGCCATGGGCCAGTTCATGGCCAATCGAGGCAATTTAGACGTGTTCAAGCCCAGCAAGGATATCCCCGACAGCCAAATCACCTTCGACTGGCTCCTGGACAACACCTTCATCGTCGGCGACCCCGACTACGTATACCAGCGCATCGCCGACCTCTATCAGAAAATGGGAGGCTTCGGCACCCTCCTCTTCCAGCTCAACGGTTGGGACCCGCCCGAGGTCGGCCAAAAGTCCCTCAGCATCTTCATGAAAGAGGTCGCCCCCAGGCTGAAAAACCTATCCCCTTCATAG